A section of the Arcobacter roscoffensis genome encodes:
- the purL gene encoding phosphoribosylformylglycinamidine synthase subunit PurL, with protein sequence MQNKEMNLEEMALAHSLTLEELENIKEILGREPNHVEIGIFSAMWSEHCSYKSSTKYLRGFPTKAPWVIQGPGENAGVIDIGDGYAAVFKMESHNHPSFIEPYQGAATGVGGIMRDVFTMGARPVASMNLIQFAGIEGDSETAKKHRYLLRGVVAGIGGYGNCMGVPTIGGQTNFEECYAGNNLVNAFNLGIAKADEIFYGKAEGIGNPVMYVGSKTGRDGLGGAVMSSASFTEDNESKRPTVQVGDPFTEKLLLEACLELFKEDLIIGIQDMGAAGLTSSSFEMAGRSDSGMIMHLDKIPAREEGMTPYDFMLSESQERMLICAKKGSEQAIIDIFEKWELDVAVVGEVTDTGNMELFWHGEKCAEVPVQPVSEQSPVLDRPVQKPAYLDGIEDIALDKELSNQEVFEELFSDMEVVDKSWVYNQYDSMVQTNTVKGPGQNDGSVIRVKENGKALAMSADCNTRQCYINPELGAAAAVMESGRNVAMSGATPKAITDCLNFGNPQNPEVMWQFAQACEGIKKACAELNTPVIGGNVSLYNETNGVGVFPTPAIAMVGVNDDANKVVPSSFQKEGNIVYLLGETKAEFGGSLYMKKMYGQVAGAHPEVDFKKELSLWNTVIEANKDGLVKAAKDVNVGGIAIALAKMAVVGKKGLEANISLNDSKDIFAESLSRAIVEVSPENAAAFEAVASAQGIECNKIGTVGTDKFSINDISKELDDMSDVYFNKFKQVIEQDL encoded by the coding sequence ATGCAAAATAAAGAGATGAACCTAGAAGAGATGGCACTTGCTCACTCTTTGACACTTGAAGAATTAGAGAATATAAAAGAAATCTTAGGAAGAGAACCAAATCATGTTGAAATTGGTATCTTTTCTGCGATGTGGTCTGAACATTGTTCATACAAATCTAGTACAAAATACTTAAGAGGATTCCCAACTAAAGCTCCATGGGTTATCCAAGGTCCAGGGGAAAATGCTGGTGTTATTGACATCGGTGATGGATATGCTGCTGTATTTAAAATGGAATCACACAATCACCCATCATTTATTGAACCATACCAAGGTGCTGCTACTGGTGTTGGTGGAATTATGAGAGATGTATTTACAATGGGTGCTAGACCTGTTGCATCTATGAACTTAATTCAATTTGCTGGAATTGAAGGTGATAGTGAAACTGCTAAAAAACACAGATACCTTTTAAGAGGTGTTGTTGCTGGTATTGGTGGATACGGTAACTGTATGGGAGTTCCAACTATTGGTGGACAAACTAACTTCGAAGAGTGTTATGCAGGAAACAATCTTGTAAATGCATTTAACTTAGGTATCGCAAAAGCTGATGAAATCTTCTATGGTAAAGCAGAAGGTATTGGAAATCCAGTTATGTATGTTGGTTCTAAAACTGGTAGAGATGGACTTGGTGGTGCAGTTATGTCATCAGCTTCATTTACAGAAGATAATGAATCTAAAAGACCAACTGTTCAAGTTGGTGATCCATTTACTGAAAAACTATTACTAGAAGCTTGTTTAGAGTTATTTAAAGAAGATTTAATTATCGGTATTCAAGATATGGGTGCTGCTGGTCTTACTTCATCTTCATTTGAAATGGCAGGAAGATCTGACTCAGGTATGATTATGCACTTAGATAAAATTCCTGCAAGAGAAGAAGGAATGACTCCTTATGACTTCATGCTTTCAGAATCACAAGAAAGAATGCTTATTTGTGCTAAAAAAGGTAGTGAGCAAGCAATTATCGACATTTTTGAAAAATGGGAATTAGATGTTGCTGTTGTAGGTGAAGTAACTGATACTGGAAATATGGAATTATTCTGGCATGGTGAAAAATGTGCAGAAGTTCCTGTTCAACCAGTATCTGAACAATCTCCTGTATTAGATAGACCTGTACAAAAGCCTGCATACCTAGATGGTATTGAAGATATTGCTTTAGATAAAGAGTTATCAAACCAAGAAGTATTTGAAGAGTTGTTCTCAGATATGGAAGTTGTTGATAAATCATGGGTTTATAACCAATATGATTCAATGGTTCAAACAAACACTGTTAAAGGTCCAGGTCAAAATGACGGTTCTGTAATTAGAGTAAAAGAAAATGGAAAAGCCTTAGCTATGTCTGCTGATTGTAATACTAGACAGTGTTACATCAATCCTGAACTAGGTGCTGCTGCAGCTGTTATGGAATCAGGAAGAAATGTAGCTATGAGTGGTGCTACTCCAAAAGCTATTACTGATTGTCTTAACTTTGGAAACCCACAAAACCCAGAGGTTATGTGGCAATTTGCTCAAGCTTGTGAAGGTATTAAAAAAGCTTGTGCTGAACTTAATACACCTGTAATTGGTGGAAATGTATCATTATATAACGAAACAAATGGTGTTGGTGTATTCCCAACTCCTGCAATTGCAATGGTTGGTGTAAATGATGATGCAAATAAAGTAGTTCCATCTTCTTTCCAAAAAGAAGGAAATATAGTTTATTTACTAGGTGAAACTAAAGCTGAATTTGGTGGATCTTTATATATGAAAAAAATGTATGGGCAAGTAGCTGGTGCTCACCCTGAAGTTGATTTCAAAAAAGAACTTTCTTTATGGAATACTGTAATTGAAGCTAACAAAGATGGTTTAGTAAAAGCTGCTAAAGATGTTAATGTTGGTGGTATTGCTATTGCTTTAGCTAAAATGGCTGTAGTTGGTAAAAAAGGACTTGAAGCAAATATCTCTTTAAATGATTCAAAAGATATTTTTGCTGAGTCTTTATCAAGAGCTATAGTAGAAGTTTCTCCTGAAAATGCAGCTGCATTTGAAGCTGTAGCATCTGCACAAGGTATTGAGTGTAATAAAATTGGTACTGTTGGTACTGATAAGTTCTCAATCAATGACATTTCTAAAGAGTTAGATGATATGTCTGATGTTTATTTCAATAAGTTTAAGCAAGTAATCGAGCAAGACTTATAG
- a CDS encoding peptidoglycan DD-metalloendopeptidase family protein, whose translation MKKIIISFLFLINFVFGAEVKELPWPKGETFLTFLEKYSIPQKLYFDLEKEDKELCSEIRAENRYYLYENENGTLNQVLIPVSEEIQLHIYKDIDDTYKFQTLPINYTEFTETIIVPITNSVSYDLQKATGNAAVSAQIKALFNDVNFRGMQKGDNVAVKYSQKVLLGRAHGLPDIKSAMVEVAGKKHYRFKNEKDEKYYNEKGVGFTKTYFFRIPLTYKRISSHFTKKRWHPVLKRYRAHLGTDFAAPTGRKIYAAGDGRIEFVGRRGGYGKTIIINHRNGYKTLYAHQNRFNKSMRRGKNVKKGQHIGYVGSTGLSSGPHLHLGLYKNGRAVNPLKVIRKPDTKGLKGKSKQTFIANAKLKIDEINARIENKDTIEATRLDRVSYKSDLKI comes from the coding sequence GTGAAAAAAATCATTATTAGTTTCTTATTTCTTATAAATTTTGTATTTGGTGCAGAAGTAAAAGAGTTGCCTTGGCCTAAAGGTGAAACATTCCTAACTTTCCTAGAAAAGTATTCAATTCCGCAAAAACTCTATTTTGATTTAGAAAAAGAAGATAAAGAGTTGTGTTCAGAAATAAGAGCTGAAAATAGATATTATTTATATGAAAATGAAAATGGAACATTAAATCAAGTTTTAATTCCAGTATCAGAAGAGATACAACTTCATATTTATAAAGATATAGATGATACATATAAATTTCAAACTTTACCAATAAATTATACTGAGTTTACAGAAACTATTATTGTTCCTATTACAAACTCTGTATCATATGATTTACAAAAAGCAACTGGAAACGCAGCAGTTTCAGCACAAATAAAAGCACTATTTAATGATGTTAACTTTAGAGGTATGCAAAAAGGTGACAATGTAGCTGTTAAATATTCTCAAAAAGTATTATTAGGAAGAGCTCATGGTCTACCTGATATAAAATCTGCTATGGTAGAAGTAGCAGGGAAAAAACACTATAGATTTAAAAATGAAAAAGATGAAAAATACTACAATGAAAAAGGTGTTGGTTTTACAAAAACTTACTTCTTTAGAATTCCTCTTACATATAAAAGAATTTCAAGTCATTTTACAAAAAAAAGATGGCATCCAGTTCTTAAAAGATATAGAGCTCACTTAGGAACAGATTTCGCAGCACCAACAGGAAGAAAAATCTATGCAGCAGGTGATGGAAGAATTGAGTTTGTAGGAAGACGTGGTGGATATGGTAAGACAATTATAATTAACCATAGAAATGGATATAAAACTCTTTATGCTCACCAAAATAGATTTAACAAAAGTATGAGAAGAGGAAAAAATGTAAAAAAAGGTCAACATATTGGTTATGTTGGAAGTACAGGACTTAGTTCTGGACCACATCTACACCTTGGACTATATAAAAATGGAAGAGCTGTTAATCCTTTGAAAGTTATCAGAAAACCTGATACTAAAGGATTAAAAGGAAAATCAAAACAAACATTTATTGCTAATGCAAAACTAAAAATTGATGAAATTAATGCAAGAATTGAAAATAAAGATACAATAGAAGCAACAAGATTAGATAGAGTATCATATAAAAGTGACCTAAAAATTTAA
- the folE gene encoding GTP cyclohydrolase I FolE: MVTKEEFEESIKKVLEYVGEDSSREGLIDTPSRVRKAYEFMCGGYNQDPKEILQKALFTSTNDEMVVVKDIEFYSQCEHHMLPIIGKAHVAYIPDGKVVGLSKIPRVVDVFARRLQIQEQLTEQICDALNDHLKPKGVAVIIDARHMCMEMRGVQKINSTTVTSALRGLFKTNKTTKDEFLSIVKNSFHK; encoded by the coding sequence ATGGTTACAAAAGAAGAATTTGAAGAATCAATAAAAAAAGTATTAGAGTATGTAGGAGAAGACTCTTCAAGAGAAGGTTTAATAGATACACCAAGTAGAGTTAGAAAAGCATATGAATTTATGTGTGGTGGTTATAATCAAGATCCAAAAGAGATTCTTCAAAAAGCATTATTTACATCAACAAATGATGAAATGGTAGTGGTAAAAGATATAGAATTTTACTCTCAGTGTGAACATCATATGCTTCCTATTATTGGAAAAGCTCATGTAGCTTATATCCCAGATGGAAAAGTTGTTGGACTTTCAAAAATTCCAAGAGTTGTAGATGTATTTGCTAGAAGATTACAAATTCAAGAGCAGTTAACAGAGCAAATCTGTGATGCTTTAAATGATCATTTAAAACCAAAAGGTGTTGCTGTTATTATTGATGCAAGACATATGTGTATGGAAATGAGAGGGGTTCAAAAAATCAACTCTACTACTGTAACATCTGCTCTAAGAGGATTATTTAAAACAAATAAAACAACTAAAGATGAGTTTTTATCAATAGTTAAAAACTCTTTTCATAAATAA
- a CDS encoding L,D-transpeptidase family protein, with translation MFRLLFLISFLFTTNIFANKLIDLYRLEGITAVELELEKQLSKKDYWQETLKNYDTKFGYLESKKYILHSNKKEKKLFLYENKNMKLSKLFEDDVIIGEIEGDKYLEGDKKTPIGVYDLTKKRSNLDQFYGPFALVTSYPNNFDKSQNKKGHGIWIHGMPLNGDREEYTRGCIALNNENLLDLESKIDLEDAVLITSEEDFIEASKDELATILSSINKWKLTWKYSQINDYLSFYSNEFKRYNGMQIEEFSKYKKRVFSKDEDKIIRFSNINIYVYPNSLNKRLFKVFMNQYYKSDTLKFIGNKELIIELVDGKMKILFED, from the coding sequence TTGTTTAGATTATTATTTTTAATTTCTTTTTTATTTACTACAAATATTTTTGCGAATAAATTAATTGATTTATACCGATTAGAAGGTATTACTGCTGTGGAGTTAGAACTTGAAAAACAACTTTCCAAAAAAGATTATTGGCAAGAAACATTAAAAAATTATGATACAAAATTTGGTTATTTAGAAAGTAAAAAATATATTTTACATTCAAATAAAAAAGAAAAAAAGTTATTTTTATATGAGAATAAAAATATGAAACTTTCAAAACTTTTTGAAGATGATGTTATTATAGGTGAGATTGAGGGAGATAAATATCTTGAAGGTGATAAAAAAACTCCCATTGGTGTGTATGATTTAACTAAAAAAAGAAGTAATCTAGATCAGTTTTATGGGCCTTTTGCTCTTGTAACTTCTTATCCAAATAATTTTGATAAAAGTCAAAATAAAAAAGGTCATGGTATTTGGATACATGGAATGCCCTTAAATGGTGATAGAGAAGAATATACAAGAGGTTGTATTGCACTAAATAATGAAAACCTTCTTGATTTAGAAAGTAAAATAGATTTAGAAGATGCAGTTTTGATTACAAGTGAAGAAGATTTTATTGAAGCTTCAAAAGATGAACTTGCAACTATTTTATCTTCAATTAATAAGTGGAAATTAACTTGGAAGTATTCACAGATAAATGACTATTTATCTTTTTATTCAAATGAATTTAAAAGATATAATGGAATGCAAATAGAAGAGTTTTCAAAATACAAAAAAAGGGTTTTCTCAAAAGATGAAGATAAAATTATTAGATTTTCTAATATAAATATTTATGTTTATCCAAACTCTTTAAATAAAAGACTATTTAAAGTTTTTATGAATCAATATTATAAAAGTGACACTTTGAAGTTTATAGGTAATAAAGAACTAATCATTGAGTTAGTTGATGGGAAAATGAAAATTTTATTTGAAGACTAA
- the mgtE gene encoding magnesium transporter: MPQHEEVIITQPQKLIENFDSLHPTDIANSLRKIEKDSIDDFFFVLKKVPDELLGEVLLELPDNLRELAYEELSIKKLTDAVEELESDDQTDLILELEEIDEEKAKEIYDGLEEEDQKDIDWLKKYEEDEAGAYMQTELFSASLDETIGDSVKRLKEAKESDELENIHQVFVIDENRILIASILLEDLIIFDFNKTYDEILRTDENKFKPFKVDDHEDIDNVAKQFEQYDLSVVAVTSYQGILMGRITSDDILDVIEENATEQMYQLAGVNDDFEHEDKLSTTAKKRALWLFLNLGTAILASLVIGIFDETIQAYVALAILMPIVASMGGNAGTQTLAVMVRQLALGDIELENAKDAVKKEVVISLINGFLFAVIMGIIAWLWFDTKLLGLVIAMSMVINLFSAGFFGAAIPLVLKRFDIDPAIGSTVLLTTVTDIVGFFSFLMLAKVILL, from the coding sequence ATGCCTCAACATGAAGAAGTTATAATAACACAACCACAAAAGTTAATAGAAAACTTTGACTCCTTGCACCCCACAGATATTGCAAACTCTTTAAGAAAAATAGAAAAAGATAGTATAGATGATTTCTTTTTTGTTCTAAAAAAAGTACCAGACGAATTATTAGGTGAAGTTTTACTTGAACTTCCAGATAATTTAAGAGAATTAGCGTATGAAGAACTTTCTATTAAAAAACTTACAGATGCAGTTGAAGAACTTGAATCAGATGACCAAACAGACTTAATCTTAGAGCTTGAAGAAATAGATGAAGAAAAAGCAAAAGAGATTTATGATGGACTTGAAGAAGAAGATCAAAAAGATATCGATTGGCTTAAAAAATACGAAGAAGATGAAGCTGGTGCATACATGCAAACGGAGCTTTTTTCTGCGAGTCTTGATGAAACAATCGGGGATTCAGTAAAAAGGTTAAAAGAAGCTAAAGAATCTGATGAATTAGAAAATATCCATCAAGTTTTTGTAATAGATGAAAATAGAATCTTGATAGCATCAATACTTTTAGAAGATTTAATTATCTTTGATTTTAATAAAACATATGATGAGATTTTAAGAACAGATGAAAATAAGTTTAAACCCTTTAAAGTTGATGATCATGAAGATATTGATAATGTAGCAAAACAATTTGAACAATATGACTTATCAGTTGTTGCTGTTACTAGTTATCAAGGTATCTTAATGGGTAGAATTACATCAGATGATATTTTAGATGTAATTGAAGAGAATGCAACAGAACAAATGTACCAATTAGCTGGGGTAAATGATGATTTTGAACATGAAGATAAACTATCAACAACAGCTAAAAAAAGAGCACTTTGGTTATTTTTAAACCTAGGAACTGCTATTTTAGCCTCACTAGTAATTGGGATTTTTGATGAAACAATTCAAGCTTATGTTGCACTTGCTATTTTAATGCCAATAGTAGCATCAATGGGTGGAAATGCTGGTACTCAAACATTAGCCGTAATGGTTAGACAGTTAGCCCTAGGTGATATTGAACTTGAAAATGCAAAAGATGCTGTAAAAAAAGAAGTGGTCATATCTTTAATAAATGGTTTTTTATTTGCAGTAATTATGGGAATAATCGCATGGCTTTGGTTTGATACAAAACTTCTTGGATTAGTAATTGCTATGTCAATGGTAATAAATCTATTTAGTGCTGGTTTTTTTGGTGCAGCTATACCACTTGTATTAAAAAGATTTGATATAGACCCAGCTATTGGAAGTACAGTTTTACTTACAACAGTAACTGATATTGTAGGATTCTTTAGTTTCTTAATGCTTGCAAAAGTGATACTACTATAA